The Vibrio bathopelagicus genomic sequence AGGTTTACTACATCAATCTCATTTACCGCCTGCTGTAACTCTTCATACTCTGCGTGAGGGTCATCAGTGTAAGGGTCAAAATACAAATCAATTTCTTTAAGTTTCCCAGCCTCCTCATCATCAGAGCTAAGCTGTGCTGTAACAAAGTTCTTATAGTGTAATGCACTTAAAAAAGTCGTTTTAGTACGGTTAAGGGACAAACCGTAATCTGCAAGGTATCTAGATAATGAAGATAAGGCTTTGTAAGCATCAGATTGGCTGCTTGCGATCAAAGTATAATCATCAACATAACGGTGCCAAGCTATACCTGATGATGCAAGTAGTTCATCAATTGCATGCATTAAGACTTCAGCTAACACACGTGAGCACTGCCCTCCGACAGGAAGACCAAATGATCTTCCTGAACTCATTTGGTTAAGTATTCTGTCTAGCTGAACAGAAACAGTAGAGTGCTCAGAGAAGAGGTCACCTATCAGGTTTTCCAAGCGATGGTGATAAATATGTTCATAGAACCCCGATACATCGGTTTGAACGACAACTGATTTATCATCTGCTAACAAAGGCTCATCGAGTGTAGCTGACTTATATGAGTACCAAGAATGCTCCTGCAAAAATAATCGATTGTCTTCATCAGAGTGTCGATATGAATGTGCCCCATCGTGCCTAAGAGGGGCTAGTTTTTCAGAAATGGCAATTGCAAGACCATTTATGTATACATTCCAAAATGGGTGTATCTTAGTTGTGATCCGAAAGCCACTAGTCCCACTAGGTACTAGAAGTCGCTCATGAAAAATGGAAAGAGAGTCAATTGTCTGCCTCGCGCTCTTTTTTCCCCCTTTCTCTAAGGTTTGGAAAAGATCGTAAGCAACCTTCGCAATATCGGCATGGCAATCAGAGATAAACCTGTTATCAAGATCAAAAGGGAGAGTATCGTTGTCTCCGTGAGCACCAACTTCTCTAGCAGCCTTGGCAAAATGCTCTAAAGTCACTTCTTTTGACATTTCACTACCTATTCTTGTTATTTGATAAAAAAAGAGTACGCATAAAGGCGTACTCAATAAAAAGTTACTTTGTTGCTTTCGCTGCGCGCTTCTTAGCGGCTTGCTCTTTCTTAGCTGCTTTGGCTAACGCTTCCGCTTCCTCGCGGGCCTTAGCAATACGCTCAAGCAGTTTATCGGCGGACTCATCGTTTGGATCTTGCGACACTAACTCACCGCGAAAGGCTTTGGCTAGAATACTTTGCGTAAGATTGTCTACCTTTGCTTGGGCTTTTTTCACCTGAGCTTCTATAGTGTCAGCAAACACGAAGTATTGTTCTACTAGGCGAACTATTTCTTTTTGTTCTTCGAGAGGAGGAACTCTAATTGGATAGCGTTTAAGAGCTTTACCAGTTAAATGTTTAATTGTTGTCCCTGTAAACAACTGATTCAAAGTCAAGCCATCTGCGTCATTCTTTAAGTTAAATGCCAACCATTCAGGAATCATTTCATCCATCACGCGTGCTCTATGTAAAGCCTTTTGAAAAATAATCTGTTCACCTGAGTTGGACCGCCAAACAGCACAACGACCGGGCTCACCTCCCTCACAAATTAAGACATCGCCTTTAACAAGTTGTAATTCTTGTTGCTCTGTTTCGCTAACAAGAATTTCTTGAACGCTCTTTAGGTCAAACTCAAACCACCTAACATTGATATTACCAAGGTATTTTGTTGATACACCTTGGTTTTTAGCTTTATCCAGCATTTTACCTAAACGACTATCGACCAACTCTGGATATTGCTTTACTTCCCATGAAAGCGGAACTTTAGGCCACTTCCAGTCAACGCTATATGGAGAATCAACACTCTCAACCTCACCACGCCACTCCTCCGTCAACTTACCCGATACAGCTGAAGCCAGTACCGACTGGCGGAAGCGTTTGAGTAAATTAGGGATACTATCTAAACGCGCTTTGATGGTGTCGACCTGCGCTAGTACCTCATCGAGTTTTTCTACGATGCGTTTTTGTTCGGCTAGTGGAGGTAAGCTAATATCTAAATTACGAACAACAGACAAGTTGATCCGAGATCGGGTCGAGCCTTTGGTATGTTCGTTGATCTGTTTTATTGCCTTCTCAGAGTTCAGGAGATAGGCTAAGCACTTGCGATTTACTTCCGGGTTCGGTCTAAACCTAACAATATCCGCAACGATTATCCCTTCATTTAGGTGCTCTGGCGCGATACATGTCAAACCTAAAGGTTCCCCAAGCTTCGTTATTAGCAAATCACCTGATTTGAAACTATGCCTTTTTAAAAATTCTGCTTTTTCATCTGTAACATATTTGATGTTTTTATCTAAAAATGCCATGCGCTTAACGTTTTGAATACGGACTATTGGAGTCCCTTCATCCGTATATTCAGAAGCTTTGAGGTTTGAGCCAAATGGCCCATCAACAATTTCATTTTTCGGGTCATTTGCAAGGTCAGAAGGAGTACAAGCAACCCAACCTTTCGGCAACTCACTCATTACTTTGCCTCCGGCTTTTCTGCTAAGCCAAATGCTTCTTCAAGTAATTGCTTTTGCTGATCAGCTTCATCATTTGCCCCAAGGCTTTGCATCAGTTGGTAAATTTCAGACATGGCTTCAGTAAGCTCTGCCATTGCTTCACCAGCTAGCACTTCAGGCTCAGGAAGGTTTTCAGCGCTAGTAGCTTCGAGGTCTTTAAGCCATGAGATATCTAAGCTATCGCCTTTTTGTTCACGAATGTATTCACGGTTAAACTTCTTCCAACGAGCGTTTTCTATTGTGTTTTCAGCGTCGCTCTCAACCTCACCAAGCTGTTGCCACACGCCTTCACTACGCGGTGATTGACCGTTAGCATCGCTACCATAAGCTTCAATAAAAGGTGCAAAGTGTCTTTCAGTCAATGGACGTCGTTTACCAAAAGTATTCATATTGGTACGCATGTCGTATACCCATGTATTGGTCGTACAGTTTTCTTCTTGGTCTTTGTTTTCTGGCGTGCCTTTTTGGAAAAATAGTACGTTAGTCTTCACCCCTTGAGCGTAAAAAATACCTGTGGGTAAACGCAGGATGGTGTGAAGGTTACACTTGTTCATTAGGTCCGCTCGAACCTTTTGCCCAACGCCCCCTTCAAACAAAACGTTATCAGGGAGTACGACAGCCGCGCGACCACCCGGCTTTAAATGACGATAGATGTGCTGTAAAAAAGCCAGTTGCTTATTACTGGTTTCATAGGTCAAATCATCACGAGTTGGACCACCGCCGCCTTTAGATGTGCCAAAGGGAGGATTAGAAAGAATCAGGTTCACTTTCGGTAGCTGCGCACCCTCTCCACTTAGAGTATTACCTTCATGGATGGCACCTTCACCCTCACCTTCAATACCGTGTAATAGACAGTTCATCAAAGCTAAGCGACGCGTAGAGGGAACCAACTCCATGCCGTTATAAGCTTTACGCTTTTGAAAATCTTGCTCTTTTTCACCTAAATCATAAAGGTCATCGGTTTTATCTTTAATAAACTCATGAGCAGCGATCAAGAAGCCTGCTGTACCTGCTGCGGGGTCTTGAATCGTTTCCCCAGCTTTCGGGTTCATTAACTTAACAATCGTGTCAATTAGAGGACGTGGAGTAAAGTATTGACCTGCGCCCGATTTGGTTTCATTAGCATTCTTCTCTAACAAGCCTTCATACAAGTCACCTAGACCATCTTCACGCGCTGAGAACCAATCAAGTTCATCAATGCGCTTTACCAATTGACTAAGATGCTTAGGCTCTTTAAGGCTTGTTTGTGCGCCAGCATAAATTGCAGCAAGTAATGGATCGTGGTGTTTACCCAGATCAAGTAGCATTTGACGGTAGTGGTCATACTGTTTAATACCGGTTTGAGTTGCGATATCCGACCAACGACACCCTTCAGGCAATACATGTTGAGTAATTCCGGCTTCCGCTTGTTCGGTTTCCATTTTTATGAACAACAACAACACTAATTCAGTGACGTAGTCCGTGTAAGTAATACCGTCATCACGTAGTACGTCACACAGTTTCCAAAGTTTTTGTACGATTTCATTGTTGTTCATTTTGCTTTTTCCTAGCAGGTGCACAGCTTGTTTTATGTAAACGAGCTGACAAAATACAAATAAAAATAATTAGGCTGAGTGTATCACTCAGCCTTTAAATTAGCTTTGGCCTTATGGTCGTTCATATACTGATTGACGACAATACCACCAGCACAGCCCTAGAGCGGAATGCAGTTTTTGTTAACCTTGTTGCTGCCAAATGTGCTCATTTAGTGCAGCTAAAACTTGCTCTAGCTGCCCATTCAAACGCTTATCTAACTCCATACAGCCACCATCTTGAGCAAAACTTCGATTAATATCATCCGTTTGTAAGACGACTTCTTTTTTAAGTTGCTTGGCAATGCGATCCAACCATTTGAGCTGAGGCTTAGTCCATGAATGCATGGCATAGATACTATCCATTGCCATATCTATACGTCGCTCATAAGGCATTAACGCTTCACCTAGCGCTGCCCTGCGTATGTGACCCACTATCGACGCTGCAATATCGCGATTCGTTGTCTTCTTCCATGCGCTTTGTAAATCGGCTTCTTTAAAATCTTGTTTATCCAGTAAAATACGAATCTCTTTTAACTGAGCACGAGTCAGCTCTTTGGGCTTACTCACAACGGCATTAAGAGCGGCATTACTGTTAAGATTATCTTTAATGAAGCGCTCAAATGCGGTGAGATAATCCTCTGGTTTACTGTAAGCGGAAAAGTTCTGCTCTCGAATGATGAACTCATCCTCATGATCAGAAATAATGTATTTCTCACCACCATTTAGCATTCCTCGCACACTCTCAACTCGCTTAGCCAAACTACTGTGCTGCTTTAGCATTTGTGCTGCTTGCTTAGGTCCAGCTTGGTGCAATTGCTGGTGGATTTTATCAGCAGGACATCCCCACTCTTGTTCAATACTTTCCAGCTCTTGTTTCAGGATTGGGTCTTTTTCTGCTCGCGTCTGCGCCTTGCGCATAACACGCATGACCTTTTGACTTAGTTCATCAAGAGCATCTTCTGCAAAGCTGCGTCCTTCTTCACTACCTGCTAAATCAAGATTACGCTCGTCAAACACTTCATCAATCAATTGCTCAATTGTAATATTCGGTCTTTTAACCACTGGCTTCATGGTGTTCACTTGCTCTAACGAGGCATACAGGTCAACCGGATCAAAGATTCTAAATACGGTTTTTCCAATTTCATCACAACGACGGGTAGCTCGACCTAACATTTGTTCGTACAAAATGCGCGACTTAACCCTGCGCATAAAGACAAGGTTACAAATCTTAGGTACATCAATGCCTGTAGTCAGTAGATCGACCGTAATTGCTACATTGGGGAAAGTTTCGTTTTTAAACTTACGGATGGCTTGCTTCACTTTATCCGTGCTACCCGTGATTTTTTGCACGGCATGAGCAGGAATATCATCACCATGGACCTTCTGGAGGGCTTCTACCAGTAAGCGTTCTACTCTATCTGCGTGTTGATCGGTAACACAGAAGATCATGGTTTTCTCTTGGCTGGTTGGATCGATATCTTCAGCTAGAGCTTCACACACCGTACGATCAAATTTCTCGTTAATCACAGTGCGGTTGAAATTCTCAACATGAAACTCAAGCTCGTCCTCAAGCTCTACACTATTCACTTCTCCCGATAAGGTATCAACAACGTCGACTTGCTCACCTTGATTGAATTTTATACCCGCTTGGTTAAGCCTAGTTTTATAGGTAATTGGAGTTTCATGGTCGATAAGATAATCTTCAGCCACCGCCTCACGATATGAATAAGTGTAAACTGGGGGGCCAAAAATCTCTGCGGTATGCGCTGCGGGAGTGGCAGTTAAACCGATTTTTACAGCATCAAAATAATCAAGAACACGACGGTAACTAGAACGATAAAGGTTAGGGTCTCGCGCTACTAACTCAGCTTCACCCAACTCTTGATCCAATGTATAACCACGGTGAGCTTCATCAACGATAATACAATCGTATTGGTCAACGGGTAGGATCACCGCATTATCATTGTCGCTGTCTTTATCTTCAAACAAACGCTTCACCATGGCCTGCACGGTCGCAACATGTACGCGAGTCTCGGCCTCTGGCAACTTATCTGACATTTCTTTTATGTCATAGATTTTGGACAAACGACGTTTTTGCTCTAAGGGTGTTTCATCAAAAGCTTCGGTCGCTTGATCACCTAGAGCTGAGCGGTCGACGAGAAATAAAATACGTTTAAATCTTTCCGTTTTGAGGAAGCGGTAAAGCAGACCAATGATGGTACGAGTTTTACCCGTACCTGTAGCCATGGCTAATAAGCTTTCACGTTTATTTTGAGCTAGTGCTTCTTCTACCGCGATAACGGCCTTTTTCTGATATGGTCTCAGCCCAAGGTACTCAAACGGCTCAACAACCATCTCTTGCTGTGCTTTATGGTGATCTCGATGCAGCAAGTCCAGTAGCCCCGCGGGACTCATAAAACTCTGACAGGCACGTTTAGCATTAGATGCTAAACGACAATCACGGAACCATGTTCCGCTTTGCTCTTGCATTTGACGCAAGAAAGGCTTGCCATTACAAGCAAAGACAAAAGGTAGTTTATAATTGGCTTCACCTTCACATCCTTGCCACGATTCGCTGTGTCCAGCCTCAATCCAAGCTGGCTTAATCTCGTCTTCAAGGTCAACGATACTTTGAGGGTCAAACTCTCTGCTATAACGCTCTGCTTGAGCAATTGCACCTGAGACGTTAATGCGTTTTCTCTTGGCTTCAACGGCTGCAATAGGGATTAAACCAACAAACAAGACATAATCAGCACGATGCTTCTGCCCCTGCATTTCCCATTCTGCAATTGCCATATTACGTCCTTTCTCAGGACGAACACCTTTGCGGTAATCAAGAACAACCGAGTCAGCTTCCCACCCAGCATCTCTCAACTGCTGATCGATAATGAATCGAGTTTGCTCTTCCGTTAAGTCAAAGCGGCTATTTTTAAGTATCTCGACACGCTGCTTGAGCGTTTTAGCTTCTTCAGCTTCATCGACGTTGGTTGATTGTTCTTGGCTGCGCTCACGTAATTGGGTTTCTAATTCACGAATGCGAGCTTTAGCTTTCTCTACACTCATTGAATCATTGGCTTCTAATACGGATAGCTGCTGCTTGAATCCAACCAGAGATTTGAATTGAGGGTGTGGTAAAGCAAGCTCAACCGATTGCTGCGCTTCCAACTGCTTAATGACTTCTTTTAGCCGCGCAATCTCTTTCTTGGATTGCTCGACCAATTCTGCTGTTTGCTCTTCAACTGGCGGTACATACTTTGCTGGCTGAAAATTAGCTTCACCAGTCTTAACTCGATAGTAAATCGTCGCAGCTTTATGAGAGATTTCTAAAGCGTGTTCCGCTGCAACCGGATTATTGTAATAACCATGCGCTGCTTTGTTTCCATGCTTTCTCAATGCATGAAATATTGTTAATCGTTCATCATCTAAGAATCCCCGGCTTCCCAACTCTTTTAGCTGGTCAAACGTTGATAAATTCGGGGTGAGCTTAACTAGCTCTGCGATAAAGCCAACGATCTCTTCGGAGAGTAAACGAACCTTAAACAAGGTAGTGTGAGGGTCTTGGTGCAAATTGCGCTCAGCCGAAAGCGCAATCGCATACAAAGTGTCATTAACCCCTTGTAAAAAATCAAAGTTTGACGAAGCCATGAGTGTCCCTAAACCAGCTATAACCTAGATGCAGTTTACATGATTTCATACTTATCCCATTCGTAATTTCATCATTACGTAAGAGAAAACTCACATTTCCCCTAAAAAGATAAAGTCTCCCTCAAGAGTAGAAGATTCATGAACAGATTACCCGCCTAATGTTTAGACCTACCTAAAACGAATCCAAACAGATTCAGATATATATCATAGATAGGAATCCCCAACCACAGGAGCCCTCCTTATGTCCTATGACATTGTCTATGAACAACTAGCACTGCGTGTACCAAAAAAAGATGTCGCTCAGCAAGCCTGTACCTTCTTCAGAGAACGCCTCAACCACACAGAAACCCAAAGCCCAAACGAACTCAAACAAGCCCTGCATGAACGTTACAGACTTAGACTGCGTGAAGATGACCTACTCATGCTCCACATGCTCATTGGCTCTAGCAATCTCTTTGACACGGAGACAAACAAACGAGCACGTAGCTGGCAGTTCTGTGGTGTAAACACATTCAACCAGCTACTCGTGAAATACGGTTGTGACTGGTCAGCAGCCGCTGAATCAGGAGATGTCAAACTCAATGGTCGTGACACCAAAGCAGAAGGTTGGATACGAGCATTACGTAACACTTTGAACCTCGCTAAAGACTATGGAGTGATGCCGTATTGTCACACCCTAGAGGTATGGCTTAAAGCACCATTAGATACCTCGAAACAAACCCAACTAGATGAGTTAAAAACGCAACTAAGTGATTTAGATGCAACTTGGAAAGAACGGCAACGATTTGATGACGATGGCTTTGATGTATCAATAAAACCCAAATCTGCTTTTGAGATGTGGCTCTTTCAGCAGCTCATCAATGGCTACCAAGGCAAGTGCTGGATAAATGGCTCAGAGCCGCCCTATCATGCTGTAAAGAAGCATTCTATCTAATACGTACCCAACAGCTTAACACCCCCAAAAACACGTTCACCCACCACTCTAGAGGCCATCTTGTTATCAAGGTGGTCTTTTTTATTTTATCCGTAGAAAGGAACCCACTATGCAAACAACACAACCAAACAGCTCATCCAAAGACCAACAGGATTCTTTACTCACATCAGAGGCAAAAAAAATTAAACCGACCATGGTACTTGTCCAATGGTCTGAGTCTCGCGAATTCACTGAAGAGACACTCTATGACTTTAATGAGTTCGAACAGAAAGCGCTGGAGGTTGCCAAACGCAACCCATTAGGCGGGTACGACAAAACAAAAGTAACCGTGACCTTCGATAATGAACATCAGCACGAATGCCGCTTGGATTTAGGGTGTGGTGGTAATGACCAAGGCTTTGCTGAGCACTGCTTAAGTATGGCTCGTTATTACCGCCAGCATAAAGGGGATGTCGATAAGCCTTGGCTTTATGACAAACACCACCAGCAGTTAATCGAACTCATAAACACTTATGAATTGGACCACTCATTCGTAAACCTAGGGCGTATGCAGGTTAAACAGGTCGAGGAGCAAGCTAAAGCTGAAGAAGCTGCAAAAGAAGAAGCCAAACAACAGGATCGGGAAAGAGCGTGGCGTAAACACCAGCAAGCGGAGGAGGCCTTTCAAGAAACCTTAGAAGTACCACAATGGGCAAAGGGCGTGATTGTTGCCACACTCACGGACTATGACGCTGAAATCAGTGAACCGTATGCAGGAGAGTTTCACACCAAAACGTTGAAGACTATTATTCTCGCGTGGTCGAAACACTCTCGAAACCTATTTCCAGAGCTGCGCAAAGCATGTCTGAATCACCCTGAAACGGCTTTTCTTAACGATCCAGATAAAAGCGTTGAACACCGTGAGCGCTTTGCCATGGGAGAAGGCTATTACCTAACCGATACCAAATACATTCGTTATGGATGGCAAGTCAAAAAGCGAAACTTTTACAGAGAGGACAACAAAGCACGGTATGTGCCTTTAGGTGAGATCGCGATAGGCGAATAAAAGAAAGAGAGGCGAATTGATCGCCTCTCTGGGTGGTCTTATTTTTTTCTGTTATCAACGACAGAATCGCTTGGTGATCACAGTCAACTTGCAAGGTTTGAAACTAATTTCTGGACATAAACGAGTTTGAGTCAGCTACCACATTGTGTCTTCGGATAAGCTGAATTAAGTAAAACCAAGTAAGCGAGCCTAACTAACAAGGCCTTTCAAATTAGCTTTGAGTATATCTCTTACTTCATCAGGAGAAATCCCCCACACCTCTGCCAAATACGGAATAACACTGGCCGCATCGGATGGATATAGAATTTTTCCTTTCACCTTGGCAAATGGACCATCTGTTTCCAATAAAATTCGATCTCTTGGTAGCCAAGAAATGACATTCTTCGCTCTTATCGAGAACAACATGGCTGGTCCTATAGAAAAATAACAACCAAGATCGATTGCTTTCAATGCTTGTCTTTTTGTTGCAAGAAACCAATGAAGAATAGGAGTGCCCGCTTTGGGGTGCTCTCTTAAGCATTCTAAAACGGCGTCAACTGCATTTAGGCTATGAATAGTTAATATTTTATCTTTTTGAGATTCACATTTTTGAAGAATATGATTAAAAACAATCAACTGGTCGTCAAAATGTTCTTTATAGCCCTTTGAACCATCAAGTCCAATCTCTCCAATATACCGTGTTTCTTCTATCAATGTATCAAACAGGGCAAGCTCGTTTTTTCTCTGATGAGCTAACTGGGGATGCAATCCAAGTGCCGTCCGACAGTTTTTAATATCACGCGTTAAATTAACAGTACCTTTGAAAGCCGAAGGTACTGTCGTAACAGATAATAGATAGCAACCAGTATCACTGATGTCTTTTAAAACCATGTCATAATCGGGGTAAAGATCGACATGGCAATGCATATCCATCATTATATTTTATTCGCCTCAAGAAACGTTTCTACTTCTTTGAGTCCACGTCTAATTGTAGACTCTAATTTGTCTCTTGTAGTTTGTTCATTCGGTAACGAGCCACTTTGTCTAATCCATCCCTTGTAGTCTTGAGATTTATTAAGCCTAATAATTGCAGTCTGCACCGCATGCAAATCATCTCTAGTATCTTTATCGTTATGAACAAATTTTAAATTCTTACTGACGTATGGAGCATCTTGTGTGAACCCTGCATGATGGACAGATGAACGTCTAATTAGGCAAGGAACACAATGACCACACTGCATATGTTTTCGATGCCAATGACTACAGGACACGCTCAACGGAATGGCCTTAGCTATTGCAACTTGATCAACACATTCCTTTAACATTTCACCCTTTGTTTGAAATTGGTATGGATTAACAAATGTCACGTTAAATCCAGCATCTTTCAAGAGTTCTTCAAGACGATTCAAGAAATATGGGTGAGTAGTCCGTGTACTGTGGCTGCCAATTCGTCGCCTTGTGAGTGGAGGGTTGATTGAAATATACCCATTCTCGGGAACAATAATTGTAGAAATACTACTATCTTCGTTAGCATTTCTCAGAGCAGAAATCCCCAACACAGCCATAGCTAAAAAGTTAAAGCTTCTTCCACGCATCGTGACATCAGTTTTACCTTTCAATCCAGCCATTAAACTAGGTGAAATGCTATAAGAAAGCTCACCATACTTAGACTTTAAAAGCTTCTTGATGTTCTCTTGTTTAACACCATCTCCACGGTAAGCATGACTAAGCAAAAGCGGTTTATAATTGGATTTACCATTTAGTATATCTATAGCGCCAACAGCACTATCTAACCCACCAGAGAAAAGACAAACTGAGTTTAGTCCTTTGAAGCTATTCAACCTTGCTTTTGATTTGTTACTAACAATAGGCTTAGGCACCTCAAGCAAAGTTTTCATAAACGTAAACTTCCACTGGTCACCAGTTAAGAAGCTCAAGATAGAACTAAGACGCTCCGATAAATTTCCCCATAATTTTTCGTTAAAAACCGGAATATGCAAGTGCATAACCCTTGACCATGCATCTGCCGCATTACCTCGAAGTTCAAATGTCTCAGCAGCAGTAACGGCACTAGCTATGGTTATCAAATCTAAAGCATCCGCATCAATACTAACCCCAAGCTCACGTACTTTCTTTAGTAAGCTACCCGAAGCTCTACTGTGCTTAGAGCTATCGTGTGGGTGCGTACCGAAGAGTTGCACTGGGTGGCAAGTCTTGGAATACTCGGGAAGCAAAGAAGGATTATGGTTAAAATAGAAATTAATCATTAAAAGACTCCCATTCATCTACAGTCTGCGATATCGCGTCAATTTGAATTTTAGTGATATTAGCCTGCGATAAATGCCCTCCATTATCACCCGTGAGCTTTTCTACTTTAGATTGAGTTATCACTTTTATTAGATCCCTTAATTCTTCTTCCATTTTGTGATGTTTACTAGGGTGTTCAGCATGAAACCAAGCCTTGCCCATTCCATCAACAACATCCTGAAAAATCAGATCAGTTAAATAGCAAGATATAGCTTCTGTTACCACATCATCTGTAAACATGGACTCATCAAACTTTTCTTCATCAGGCAATACTTCCGCTAATGCAAAATCTATTGCTAAACGCACAGGTTCAGCATCACCGTTATCAGGTGTTAGATGATCGCTAATACGATCTATAGCTTGGTCAGTAGTTAATCCATTCAACTCAGATAGAGAAAGGGTTCTATCGTTATACCTAACGCTGTCACCTTGCATCATCCCCAATAGACCGGAGCCAGCAGTGATACCGCTCGCTAG encodes the following:
- the qatD gene encoding Qat anti-phage system TatD family nuclease QatD — translated: MMDMHCHVDLYPDYDMVLKDISDTGCYLLSVTTVPSAFKGTVNLTRDIKNCRTALGLHPQLAHQRKNELALFDTLIEETRYIGEIGLDGSKGYKEHFDDQLIVFNHILQKCESQKDKILTIHSLNAVDAVLECLREHPKAGTPILHWFLATKRQALKAIDLGCYFSIGPAMLFSIRAKNVISWLPRDRILLETDGPFAKVKGKILYPSDAASVIPYLAEVWGISPDEVRDILKANLKGLVS
- the qatC gene encoding Qat anti-phage system QueC-like protein QatC; translation: MINFYFNHNPSLLPEYSKTCHPVQLFGTHPHDSSKHSRASGSLLKKVRELGVSIDADALDLITIASAVTAAETFELRGNAADAWSRVMHLHIPVFNEKLWGNLSERLSSILSFLTGDQWKFTFMKTLLEVPKPIVSNKSKARLNSFKGLNSVCLFSGGLDSAVGAIDILNGKSNYKPLLLSHAYRGDGVKQENIKKLLKSKYGELSYSISPSLMAGLKGKTDVTMRGRSFNFLAMAVLGISALRNANEDSSISTIIVPENGYISINPPLTRRRIGSHSTRTTHPYFLNRLEELLKDAGFNVTFVNPYQFQTKGEMLKECVDQVAIAKAIPLSVSCSHWHRKHMQCGHCVPCLIRRSSVHHAGFTQDAPYVSKNLKFVHNDKDTRDDLHAVQTAIIRLNKSQDYKGWIRQSGSLPNEQTTRDKLESTIRRGLKEVETFLEANKI